The sequence below is a genomic window from Oreochromis niloticus isolate F11D_XX linkage group LG3, O_niloticus_UMD_NMBU, whole genome shotgun sequence.
ctttgttttatttgtttctcatttgtttttaatttatcaaGCTTACAGCTGAGCATCAATTGCAATGGATCCAACAATGGCATTGTCACTCAGGAAAACACTCCAGTGGGATCTAAGATTGTTTGTGACAAGGACAGGAGTGTCATCTCTGTGACCCCGGAGCTTTTCAAAATCTTTATAAAAGTATGTTATTCCTAAACACGGGAACAGGGCTTGAAATTTGCTATTTATGAATGTACTAGTATGAACTACGACAAAATTTGCTGCACGTTTCATGCCTCTGTTGTTCTTCAAATTTTCAAACATGATATGACTACGTTCTGGCTTCACGTGTTTGGTCACTTGTTAAATTGTTGCTTGTTCCTGGATCCTTAAAGGATTAAATCAAATCAGTTCCTAAATACAATGAGTAGTTGTCTTTAACACACTGTATGTTACAAACACTGTAACTGTTGCTCTTTTTGTAATTTATAATCTGTTGATGTCACTTCCAGGAGAATCCTTTCTCAAAAAAGAGATGGGACACTTGTTCAATTGTTGGGAGCGGTGGGATTCTGACAAACAGTGGCTGTGGAAAAATGATTGAttcagctgattttgttattagGTGAGAAAGATGTTCACTGTACAGAACGGAAATTATGATGAGGACTTTTCTCTATAagtaatattttatgtttttttcaggTGCAACCTTCCTCCTGTGGAAAACGAATTTCACAATGATGTCGGCATGAAGACTAACCTTGTGACAGCAAACCCAAGCATCTTCATGAATAAGTGAGCAATTAATGAACCCGACATCGAACTGACTTGTTAGTTTATGTCTTGTTGCTTTAAGTCATGCATTAATTTGCAGGTATGGGTCACTGATGGGACGTCGCCGGGCGTTTGCAGACAGTCTCCACCAGTATGGCAACTCCCTGCTTCTCTTTCCTTGCTTCTCCTATGGTGGTACTCGTCCGGTGTGTCAGCGGGCTGTGTATGCCATTGAGGACATGGATATCCCTATCCAATCAATCTTCTTAAATCCTAGGTATCTTGAAAGACTGGTCAAATTCTGGGAATCTCTGGGGTTAAAGGAACATCGACCTAGCACTGGGTTATATATGACTAGTCTGGCACTGGAAGTTTGTGAAACGGTGCATCTGTACGGATTCTGGCCATTTAGTAATCACCCAGATAGACTCTTTCCCCTGACTAACCATTACTATGATAATGTACCCTATGATAGGAAAGTCCATGCAATGCCAAATGAGTTTTCCCACTGGGTGGAGCTGCATAATAAGGGTGTGCTCAAGCTTCACCTTGGGGACTGTAAATCAGATCAGGTCTAGTTTGAATGTtggaataataaaaaagaatatgTTCAAGTATCCAACTGAGAGGCCAAGACATTTGCACTCAAATCCAAATGTATTAGAGAGATGTACGCTACATATTATTTCAACAGTCtttcttttaattattgttCCATTTCATGTGTTAGAAATAAGGTTTTTTTgctaaagtttatttttaacatcATCTGCAATGCATGGTCATGATAAAGTTGATACACTCCTCGTTAGAAGGAGGGTATAATAGGCTACAAGAAAATAGAGACTTTAAATAGAAATTGAGAAATCACCATTTACTTTTAAGCCACTACTTCTGTAACAACGTTTATATTACTATGCTAGTGGTCACTTTTGGTACTGCAACAAAGACAATTGTCTGCAGCACTGACTGTTGACACTTTCAAACATAAACATTTTCAAGCATTtgtaaaaggttaaaaatgtgtgtttgagcCAGAAATATGAGTTAAACTAATAGTTAAAAAGTTAAGGGATAAGAAGCAGgaggtcgcagcagatggccccgcccctccctgagcctggttctgctggaggtttcttcctgttaaaagggagtttttccttcccactgtcgccaaagtgcttgctcatagggggtcatatgatggTTGGGTTTTTCACCATATGTATTATTATAGgatatactgtacaatataaagcgccttgaggcgactgttgttgttatttggcgcatataaataaaattgaattgaattgaattgaatagaagaGCATTCATAACTTATTGGGATTTAAGTTCAGTTCATGTCTTCAAACAAGGTAAAAAAGGGACACCCAAGTTATATTGTTTGTGCTTATTATGTCTTTAATTGCTGAATCAGTGTTATCCACTACACTTTACATGTTCTATTGCATTACTTAAAGATACCACTAGATGGCGCATAATGCTCAGGAGGAGCATAAACCCCCTTTGAGGCAAATCTGCAGAATAAATCCTGCAGTTGAAACTGTAAACAAGCTCATGATTTGTGCCTCTTTATTTTAATACACAGCTGCAGGATCTAGGATTGCACACCTCCCGGCCACCTGTCAGACCAGGGGGCACAACACAGTAAACTTATCAATTCTAAATCCACAGAAAATTTAcagttttaagactttgtaaGTTTGTTTACCTGTGAGCCTGTAGTACATTGTATTTGTTACAATGCAGCTAAAGAGTCAACTGTCACAGCAAGCTAGCTTTCACTAGATTGTTCTTTAAAACATACAGATGTGGCTCTAATCCATTTGTTGTCAGTTTTTATGACAGGCACAGATTCATCGTCATTGTCTTTATGGAAAGAATGTACATAAATGCAGTTAAGTTAaggggcgattgtggctcaagagttggcagttagtcttgtaattggaaggttgctggttcaagccccggctcggacagtttTGGTCGtggtgtccttgggcaagacacttcacccactGCCtactggtggcgccagtgtccggcagcctcgcctctgtcagtgctccccagggcagctgtggctacaatgtagctgccatcatgtgtgtgtgaatgggtggatgactgaatgtagtgtaaagcgctgtgggttccttagggactagaaaagcgttatacaaatacaggccatttaccatttaaacatTTGTCTAAAGAACTTATATATATGATAAAAATCTAATTTATATCtattaaatatataaagtatTACCCTGAACAATgaatttgttttgtatttatccATGAAATtaagtcagtgaaaaaaacactttatattTGAATTTATTAACTTTGCTGCTTCACATGAATTTTGTTAATAATGagcattacatttgttttttaattttcatttaattACACACAGCAACAGAATGACTCACAATTGTGCAACTTACAGGCAAATATCACAATCAAACACAGCACTTGCAACTGCATCAAAAGCAGGATCTGTTTGAACATTTATCCTCACAATATATGTAATatttacttctttttctttgatcAAACTGACATAACAGCAATAAACTGAAGAACCATGTAGGAGCAAAGCAATCAGCCATAgaagtttaaaagaaaatctatAAGTGTCCAAGAAACCCTGTGTCCACAGACACTGAAAAATACGCTAAGATGAATGTGTGCAGCTGCATAATTTGAAAGATATAATACTATGGAGGCATGCTTAGTTTGAAAAACAACTGAAGGAAAGTCTCATAAATTCAATTTCCTTGAATCAAAATGTACAAATAGACACACGTACAGTTTGTTCTAAAAATATTCTGTGCAGTGTCTGAATGATGTTCATGCTGTTTACAGTCTGGTTAGGTGAACAGAAGTCTGCACTGGTTTGCCACAACGCCTCAAATTTTTGATCAGAATTCTTTGTAAAACCCACAGAACCACACgggaagaacaaaaaaaaatgagacCAAAGGTATCTGATTCTGCAGAGAAACCAGATCATTGCTGTGGTGATAAagacaattattattattgctttttgttttagtctttagagtttacatttttaaaggttttttttataaaaaatcTTTCCGCTGTTGAATTGATTTTCTTGTCTCACAAAAGTTGAGTGACTCTAACTCCATGTAAAGAAAAGAAGATATCTACTAATCTGTTATACAAGTAATTGTCATCTGGGGTGTTGTGTGGACCGATTCGAGACCCTCAGCTGGATtgcagtggttggactggtggactacaTCTGTTAGGGGGGAGATGGCATCTGGCTCTGATGGAAACTCTGGAAAGACGAACATTATTATGTCAATTTAACAGGTTTAAACACAGTTcttggtgttttcttttttctgctccATTAATTAAAGAAAGTGCATCTCAGCTGTTTCAACCCCAAAATatgctgcgccaaaaactggtccgcCCCAAGAATCGAGCGCCCTGGCACAAATGCCAAAAAGTCACAGTCTATATAtgcctacaggccagtggacactctttcaatgatgaggatgtacacatgaAAGCTGGTTTGAGCAGGAAGTCAAGGAgaccatttatgtgaaaagggtctaagggtacatctgtcaccatcttacaatgctgtgattgcagccattccccaactctctgtgaatggtactcatggccattgatcagtgtccTTTGTTCATTGTttgtcattcagtggtgctaattttagtcattatgcaaatgtttaTAAGGTTGTGAAAACCTACAGTcagttgagactgaagaagtaacttggatgagtgatgaaagatttctcccactgaaaacactacgtgcagataaacagaatcaacttcaTGGAAGGAacaatcagaaggttggtggtttaatCCTTAGCTGAAAATgaaaccagtccatttacagtAACAGTGTCCTTTTGATACAGACTACAATATCAACATGCTGGAATCTTGTTCTGATTCGGAACAATGACAGAGACAAATGAGAGAAGCCGTACCTGTTGGCTTTGATTTGTTTCTCTTGTCTTTCACGACTTGTAAATAAgtggtgtttttttcctcactgtTGAGTAGAGTGCAGCCCGATTTGTCCCTgcagaacaaaacacacacagaggacatcAATGCAAGTTATACAGCCTGAAAACTACCTCTGCGGCTGAtttgaataaaactaaaaaaaatcattcatgtcCTTTATCTATATCTATGTGTTCTTTTTAGTATCAGTCAATTTACATCTGTATATGTAAATTGACTGATACATAAAAAAGCTGGAGAGGCTGAGGATGATGGACTAAATTCTGGAGGCTCATGTCTATTAATAAAAAAGCACTGGAGTGTGTTCATCAGAAACTGGAATCCACAGAGCTGTTAGTTTCCTGTTAATCATAggctaaaaacaataaatgctcCCCGTTATGGTTCatcaacaaacacacaacaactaCTTTCATcgacctgtttaaaaaaaatacttagcACTTTATGCTCAAGTGGGGTCTGGAGACTATTCCAGGCTTAGTGTGACAGATGCGATACAAAACAGGCTGTAGCAAGACAAACTATCCACACTCAATCACAATCACTGGAGAATCACCAATCAATTTCACTCATATGTCTTAGGCAGTGGGACTAAGCTGGAGtgcccagagagaacccacacagacacaaggaGAATGATGTAAacagaaaggtcaaaggtcaattgGCGGTCAAAAGGTAGCTGAAGGATGAGCTATTTGTTTATTtgagtgatttatttattcgattcagtaaaaggactagatattacagtccctgataatgcattgctttaaatggcgagaatcttgagggatggctgttatgaggaaaggcagcccagagacatcgttgtgtgcctcaactttcggTCTTTTATCCAGGCTAACCTGCCATTTTTAGGAGGATTAGAGATCAGATCTAGTTATCATATTAAgatttgggacacatcgtcagtagtcgaccttggattcatcgggtgtttcggccattatcatTAGACACCCTCAtcaaggaggccctgccagggttgatcagaccctggagtgtgtcactggtttatgttaaattgttacttctcttcttctttcttctgtttagtttcctacagtttattttcctatctattcactgcaactgagaaataatGCTTACCTCTTTAGCATTTATGAAGCCCTACTTCTttaaagggatagaaaaggtgatagagagaaataagacaaaagggacgagataggagagagcagagaggagagccggaaggggggcgcctgatctggcttcccacacctccccgcTGGATTGGGCTGTACgctctacctccccactgcctcccagaaaagggaagaagagcagaggggagaagagcagatattcatatttattcatttatttggagaaacaaagaaaatgaacaCCACCTCTGCTCTGTCCGATGTCATATAAGACGTTACTGATTGGGTTATCTTCTTTAGCTTCCTGTCGATTGGCTGAAGAAAACCAAAAGGAAAAGCAGTATGACGCTGTGCAAGTTTTGATGACACGTTTAAAGTCATTGATATACTTGTACAtaattctgaaaaaacaaaacctgggtCAAATCCAGAGGTCCAAGTGTCACCTTCAGGTTTTCTAACAACACAAAGTTTAATGAACAGAACTATTAAAGTAAGTAAAGCTGCAACACAGACTGTTAAAAAGAatgacaacacagagacaaCAGGCAGGGAGGGTGATGGATGACAAGAGGTGCAACCAggaggaggtgtggatgtaggtggaggtgtggtggtgtcttcccctaaaataaagcaaacacagtcattaagttgtcgtcacattgtgaatgttgaaacctgcagaaacacagacaggtgagtgtgtcacctgtgacagtgatccagctgggtggagactctccatgaccgctgatgtcacacttgtagaggccttcatcagacctggaaacatgctggatggtcatgtgacctgtaggctctTTTCCGATGAAGACGCCATCTTTGAAGAAAAtggctgggaggttggagggagtggtctttgttttacagagcagagtgacgtcatctccctccatcacagggaggacaggactctgcaggatcactgatccacctcaacacagagacaaactacagcatttcatccatttacacacagcttcatcaacactaactccacacactcagcttaccagtgactgtcaggttaaccatgttactgatgggaccctctctggactcacaccagtaaactccactgtcccaTGTAAAGAGATCGGTGATGTTACAGGAAGAACTAtaattttttccccacaaatctccacactgagtcctgTTTTCcgtgcttgtgtttctcctcagagtccatccagcagagctgtcgtcctcctcacagctcagagacacaaagtctccttcaaagagctgagagctgctgggactcacagtcagacgagctgtgagagTTACAATAAAAATTATGttgatctttttaaaaataatgccACAAAATTATTTCTACTTTCAGTAGTTTTACATTAGTGATCAGCACTGAAAGAAGCAGTAACAGACTTGATCATTTAACATAattggaataaataaataaatgaggttACTGACCTTGATTTGCTGCACAGCTCAGCACTAAGATCAGAActgaagagaaataaaacagTTCACTGAATCACCGAGAGGAAAACAATTTAGTTTTCTAAAGGTAACCAAGGAACAAACTCTGGTGGCTCCTTTTATTATGTGGCAACCACATAATAAAAGGAGCCACTAgatggaagaaaaagaagatagAGATGGATAAGATGCACTGTAGAATCCAGCCAACAACATCACCAGACAAGCGAGGAGAAACAAGACTACACAGTAAAGAGACGTCCAAAAGTATAGTGAGAAGTTTGGATACACCTGCAATGAGATCAAGATGCAGAGATCCATGCCATTCATAtatagtttctttttcttttttaatgtgcaGGGCAAAGAGGGCATATCATAAAAAAATACAGACAAGGAAAAGATGTTAAAGAAGGGTATGTTGCATCTGGGTTATAAAGTATTGAACCTGGGATAGCATTTTATAGGGCAGACACCTCCAAGAACTACAAAGTAatgtcttgatttttttttcttttttatgctgCTACTGTGCAAGAAAACTCTGCAGTCCTAAAAATGAAACCTGAGCAGTTAAAGTGTTTTCATCAGAAACAGGAAGCTAGATCACCACACAGCTGCTAGTTTCCTGTTAATCACAGACTGAAAAAATAGATGCTCCACACAGAGCAACGCTCCATCTTAGTGTTAAACGCAAACGCAGAACAACTGCGTTTGTGTTTAACACTCATAGTACTAcctgctctacttcctgagctaaaccttttagttttattcaCTAAAGCTGAAAGTGACTTTCATGCTTTACTTGTATTGAGAATGACTTAATAATCTTGAATTAGAATACTGATTGCTAATTTAAGCTGGCAGCTGTTTAACAGACAGTCTGAGCCACAGCTTGCCTCATTGGTGAGACTGGTCTAACCCATTTACTGCAACCTCAGAGGAAAGGATaccacactgctgctgcattACCAAACAAGTTGTCTGCAGGCACTGGTGACATCATACTGCTCAATTCACTCACTGAGACCACAGCCTCACCTcaggtttgacagcatttctaGCAGGTAACAGCAGACGAATTGAATGTGAATTGAGGCTGCAGTTTGGGGAAAGTCTCAGAGGGGACTGGGGGCCGGGGTGGGTATATCCACATATACTATCATATGTGGATAAAGAAACAGTGGTCTCCATAAATGATCTCCAATTCTAAATGGATACTTTATATAA
It includes:
- the LOC100706512 gene encoding alpha-2,8-sialyltransferase 8E; the protein is MRKKFSIMINLLCLGSLLTTLIWYTLEDSFVELHRPIPQRSAPKPSELCKGCKEVIDKVKKLYNQTWKKHEENYHRFSLQLSINCNGSNNGIVTQENTPVGSKIVCDKDRSVISVTPELFKIFIKENPFSKKRWDTCSIVGSGGILTNSGCGKMIDSADFVIRCNLPPVENEFHNDVGMKTNLVTANPSIFMNKYGSLMGRRRAFADSLHQYGNSLLLFPCFSYGGTRPVCQRAVYAIEDMDIPIQSIFLNPRYLERLVKFWESLGLKEHRPSTGLYMTSLALEVCETVHLYGFWPFSNHPDRLFPLTNHYYDNVPYDRKVHAMPNEFSHWVELHNKGVLKLHLGDCKSDQV
- the LOC109199144 gene encoding uncharacterized protein LOC109199144 codes for the protein MVNLTVTGGSVILQSPVLPVMEGDDVTLLCKTKTTPSNLPAIFFKDGVFIGKEPTGHMTIQHVSRSDEGLYKCDISGHGESPPSWITVTGEDTTTPPPTSTPPPGCTSCHPSPSLPVVSVLSFFLTVCVAALLTLIVLFIKLCVVRKPEGDTWTSGFDPANRQEAKEDNPISNVLYDIGQSRGTNRAALYSTVRKKTPLIYKS